The following proteins are co-located in the Hevea brasiliensis isolate MT/VB/25A 57/8 chromosome 11, ASM3005281v1, whole genome shotgun sequence genome:
- the LOC110664212 gene encoding transcription factor MYB86, which translates to MGHRCCSKQKVKRGLWSPEEDEKLVNHITTYGHGSWSSVPKLAGLQRCGKSCRLRWINYLRPDLKRGSFSEQEEQIIIDVHRILGNRWAQIAKHLPGRTDNEVKNFWNSCIKKKLISQGLDPKTHNLIPSHQRANNNKVAAENILQSHQPPFSIITLNLQMTDASMEMNPPILTLPAAPSSNSIHQPPSMQTSSVPIFTSGDHHNPNIPWTVNDHQNSLDSTIFPYVSSFQNTAISSSSSSVNPSGFGLLDENCFWGHNTIAENFEAPRMEVLQAQEQENNQATEEVDAAKGVQDMDASFDGSSFGLEFVESTLLSSSMCRELDSMDDLAWNF; encoded by the exons ATGGGCCATAGGTGCTGCAGCAAACAGAAAGTGAAGAGAGGGCTATGGTCCCCTGAAGAAGATGAGAAGCTTGTCAACCATATCACTACCTATGGCCATGGAAGTTGGAGTTCTGTCCCAAAACTTGctg GCTTGCAGAGGTGTGGTAAGAGCTGCAGATTGCGATGGATAAACTACCTGAGGCCAGATCTCAAAAGGGGTTCCTTCTCTGAACAAGAAGAGCAGATTATCATTGATGTTCATAGAATTTTAGGCAACAG GTGGGCGCAAATAGCAAAACATCTACCAGGGAGGACAGACAATGAGGTAAAGAACTTTTGGAACTCATGTATAAAGAAAAAGCTCATCTCACAAGGCTTGGACCCGAAAACTCACAACCTAATCCCTTCTCATCAGAGAGCCAATAATAATAAGGTTGCTGCAGAGAACATACTACAATCCCACCAACCACCATTTTCAATTATCACATTGAATTTACAGATGACAGATGCTTCCATGGAAATGAACCCACCAATTCTAACATTACCAGCAGCTCCTTCTTCTAATAGCATTCACCAACCTCCATCGATGCAGACCTCGTCGGTACCCATATTCACCTCCGGTGATCATCACAACCCTAATATTCCCTGGACTGTCAATGATCATCAAAACTCCCTTGATTCTACCATTTTCCCCTATGTATCATCCTTTCAGAACAcagccatttcttcttcttcttcctcagtgAACCCATCTGGGTTTGGTCTGTTAGATGAAAATTGTTTCTGGGGTCATAATACCATTGCTGAGAACTTTGAAGCTCCAAGAATGGAAGTTCTGCAAGCACAAGAACAAGAAAATAACCAAGCTACGGAGGAAGTAGATGCAGCCAAAGGTGTCCAAGATATGGATGCTTCATTTGACGGCTCTAGCTTTGGTCTTGAGTTTGTGGAATCTACATTGTTGTCTAGTTCGATGTGTCGAGAACTCGATTCCATGGATGATCTTGCATGGAACTTTTAG